The following are from one region of the Chloroflexota bacterium genome:
- a CDS encoding cysteine hydrolase, translated as MKKQGKAPILTLLKPLPDVRLDRERAALLIIDMQYLDAHPDYGLIARAKGCDLPEETYGYYSDRLALIIANIQKLLAAFRERGMEVIYTKIQSLTPDGRDRGLQHKGRDIEAKPGSLEAEILPELKPLEGEIVLTKTASGAFNCTAIDYVLRNLGITQLVIVGVVTNGCVETTVRDASDRGYQVILVEDGCAALTSAAHQASINNLSEHYAKVLSTEEVLDNLKYMGSV; from the coding sequence ATGAAGAAACAGGGGAAAGCACCTATATTAACTCTACTGAAGCCACTGCCTGATGTCCGACTGGACAGGGAGAGGGCAGCCCTGCTGATCATAGATATGCAGTACCTTGACGCTCACCCAGACTATGGGCTTATCGCGAGGGCCAAAGGATGCGACTTACCAGAAGAAACCTACGGCTATTACAGCGATAGGCTGGCACTCATTATCGCCAATATTCAGAAGCTACTTGCGGCCTTCCGTGAACGCGGCATGGAAGTGATCTATACCAAAATACAATCACTCACCCCGGATGGACGAGATAGGGGATTACAACACAAAGGCCGAGACATCGAAGCCAAACCAGGTTCCTTGGAGGCCGAGATCCTGCCAGAGCTGAAGCCTTTGGAGGGGGAAATTGTCCTGACCAAGACGGCTTCCGGAGCCTTTAATTGCACGGCTATAGATTACGTGTTAAGGAACCTAGGCATAACCCAGCTGGTGATTGTGGGGGTAGTGACCAACGGCTGTGTGGAGACCACAGTGCGCGATGCCTCGGACCGTGGCTACCAGGTTATTCTCGTCGAGGATGGCTGCGCTGCCCTCACCTCTGCAGCTCATCAGGCTTCCATCAATAATTTGAGTGAACATTATGCTAAGGTTTTATCTACCGAGGAAGTCCTCGACAATTTGAAATACATGGGATCGGTCTGA
- a CDS encoding corrinoid protein: MVDLEQLSQAIITGKEKTAKELTGQALAEGSVPEHIINNYMIPAMEEVGARFERNEFYLPEMLIAARAMQGALSLLKQQLVGKEVPTVGKVVVGTVQGDLHDIGKNLVAMMLEGSGFEVLDLGVDVPPDGFVEAIQSSSAQIIGMSALLSTTMIKMRVTIQALREAGLRDQVKVMIGGAAASQRYAEEIGADGYASNAYGAVTLAKKFIAS; encoded by the coding sequence ATGGTAGATCTAGAGCAACTTTCGCAGGCGATCATCACGGGTAAGGAGAAGACAGCAAAGGAACTGACCGGACAGGCCCTGGCCGAGGGGAGCGTCCCTGAGCACATCATCAACAATTATATGATCCCGGCTATGGAGGAGGTAGGCGCTCGCTTCGAGCGAAACGAGTTTTACCTACCGGAGATGCTCATCGCCGCTCGGGCGATGCAGGGAGCGTTATCCCTCCTCAAACAGCAGCTTGTAGGTAAAGAGGTTCCAACCGTTGGTAAGGTAGTTGTTGGCACTGTCCAGGGTGATCTGCATGACATTGGCAAGAACCTGGTAGCGATGATGCTAGAGGGTAGCGGCTTTGAAGTCTTGGATCTGGGAGTCGATGTTCCGCCAGATGGATTCGTCGAGGCCATCCAAAGCAGCAGCGCCCAGATCATCGGGATGTCTGCTCTCCTGAGCACTACTATGATCAAAATGAGGGTCACCATCCAGGCCCTGCGGGAGGCTGGACTCCGCGATCAAGTGAAGGTGATGATCGGTGGCGCGGCAGCTTCCCAACGTTACGCTGAGGAAATTGGTGCCGATGGCTACGCCTCCAACGCCTATGGGGCGGTGACCCTGGCTAAGAAATTTATCGCCTCCTAG
- a CDS encoding uroporphyrinogen decarboxylase family protein: MSHYVKERRHQMMSTPKEKMDNAFNHRAGPIPWVEIVVDETIMSKILGREVRSWQDRVDFARQVGLAALGIYHWERYGSHKDESREVLHHYPLIKERSDLEKLRIPPVDEDAIISEVKEAKRAIGDSGITLFCEFAFCLDQTIADMGFENFCLKLYDDPEFVREMLGRYAAHIGNLIDLYNRLPEIDFVWIGDDLAYKAGLFVSPALFRRHILPFFQSLAERIRKPWVYHSDGNISEVLNDILALGPTALHPIEPDAMDIYQLKRDIGDKVCLIGNLDVDLIARGSEEEVCREVARLLGICGKGGGYAFSSGNAITKYAKLENVLAIARTIKEYNDTHYQSPVAQSR; encoded by the coding sequence ATGTCTCACTACGTTAAAGAGAGGCGTCACCAGATGATGAGCACCCCTAAAGAGAAGATGGATAACGCTTTCAATCATCGCGCAGGTCCCATCCCCTGGGTTGAGATCGTGGTAGATGAAACCATAATGTCTAAGATACTTGGACGGGAGGTTCGCTCCTGGCAGGATAGGGTAGATTTCGCCCGCCAGGTCGGACTCGCTGCTCTAGGGATATATCACTGGGAACGATACGGCAGTCACAAAGACGAATCCAGAGAAGTATTGCACCACTATCCCTTGATAAAGGAGCGCAGTGATCTGGAGAAGCTGAGGATTCCCCCCGTAGACGAGGACGCTATCATCAGCGAGGTCAAAGAGGCGAAGCGAGCTATTGGCGATAGTGGCATCACCCTCTTCTGTGAGTTTGCCTTCTGTCTGGATCAGACCATCGCCGACATGGGCTTTGAGAACTTCTGCCTCAAACTCTACGATGACCCCGAATTCGTCAGGGAGATGTTGGGACGCTACGCTGCCCACATCGGCAACCTGATAGACCTCTATAACCGGCTGCCAGAGATCGATTTCGTCTGGATCGGCGATGACCTCGCCTACAAGGCCGGGCTCTTCGTCTCACCGGCGCTGTTTCGCCGGCATATCCTGCCCTTCTTTCAATCCCTGGCTGAGCGCATAAGGAAGCCCTGGGTCTATCACAGCGATGGCAATATCAGTGAGGTACTCAACGATATTCTCGCCCTGGGCCCTACGGCCCTCCATCCTATAGAGCCAGATGCGATGGACATCTATCAATTGAAGAGGGACATCGGAGATAAAGTATGTTTGATCGGTAATCTGGATGTTGACCTCATCGCCCGCGGCTCTGAGGAGGAGGTATGTCGAGAGGTCGCCCGACTGCTAGGTATCTGCGGTAAGGGTGGGGGCTACGCCTTCAGCAGCGGCAATGCCATAACCAAGTATGCGAAGCTGGAGAACGTGCTCGCCATAGCCAGAACGATCAAGGAGTACAACGATACCCATTATCAGTCTCCAGTCGCCCAATCTAGATAA
- the acpP gene encoding acyl carrier protein: MAQDTFERLKKIIMEQLGVEENQVVPNASFVEDLNADSLDLVELIMSLEEEFGMEISDEEAEKIITVQDAVDYINEHL, translated from the coding sequence ATGGCCCAAGACACTTTCGAGCGTCTGAAAAAGATCATCATGGAACAGCTAGGCGTCGAGGAGAACCAGGTGGTACCGAATGCTTCCTTCGTCGAGGATTTAAATGCTGATTCCCTTGATCTTGTAGAACTCATCATGTCTCTGGAAGAAGAGTTCGGTATGGAGATATCCGACGAAGAGGCGGAAAAGATTATTACGGTACAAGATGCCGTAGATTATATTAACGAACATTTATGA
- the nusB gene encoding transcription antitermination factor NusB, translating into MGPRRRARIVALQTLFEVDTVDHPPEEVLEHSLVETPLPGEAAEYARHLVRGVIQNRAQIDGIIQKAAPAWPLDQMASIDKNILRLAIFELLFNNTSVPAKAAINEAVELAKLFGSDSSSRFINGALGAITPR; encoded by the coding sequence ATGGGCCCCAGACGACGAGCCAGGATAGTCGCCCTCCAAACTCTTTTTGAAGTGGACACTGTTGATCATCCTCCGGAGGAAGTCCTTGAGCACTCTCTGGTGGAAACACCGCTACCAGGCGAGGCCGCAGAATATGCCCGCCATCTTGTTAGAGGCGTAATACAAAACCGTGCGCAGATCGATGGGATCATCCAGAAAGCCGCCCCAGCTTGGCCCCTTGACCAGATGGCCTCGATCGACAAGAATATTCTGCGTCTTGCAATTTTTGAGTTATTATTTAATAATACGAGCGTCCCAGCCAAAGCGGCTATCAATGAGGCTGTAGAGCTGGCTAAGCTCTTCGGCAGCGATAGCTCAAGCCGGTTCATCAATGGAGCCCTCGGAGCAATTACTCCACGATAA
- a CDS encoding Asp23/Gls24 family envelope stress response protein, giving the protein MQPNLGSIHISASVLATIARLTALSVPGIVGMSSDPICGLFRLCTRGRPRGVELRIEDESVYIDLYIIVEHGVNMLETGSRLQQQVAEAISTMVSMTVKEVNVYIRDVR; this is encoded by the coding sequence ATGCAGCCTAATCTTGGTAGCATCCATATATCAGCCAGCGTGCTGGCTACTATCGCCCGCTTGACTGCTCTCTCTGTGCCTGGCATTGTCGGTATGAGCAGTGACCCAATCTGTGGTTTGTTCCGGCTTTGCACCCGCGGCAGACCCAGGGGAGTTGAGCTACGCATCGAGGATGAATCAGTTTATATTGACCTGTATATTATTGTCGAACATGGCGTGAATATGCTTGAGACAGGATCACGCCTTCAACAACAGGTCGCCGAAGCTATCAGCACGATGGTGAGCATGACAGTGAAGGAAGTGAACGTTTACATTCGGGATGTCCGCTAA
- the fabD gene encoding ACP S-malonyltransferase, translating to MSNIGFVFPGQGSQFVGMGKDLYDSYHAAREVFHVADEVLGFPLSKMCFEGPEPVLRQTINAQPAILTVSIAVLQALRAELGNGFEPALLAGHSLGEYSALVAAGSLDFSEAIWLVRERGRLAQEVANRSLGGMVAIIGLADSVLEEICTGENCHGVICIANYNSPGQVVLSGERQALQWAVGIARERGARRVIPLAVDGPFHSPLMQPAAEQFTKAVARLCVRPASVPVVGNISAQPLQEVTDITAELVQQLTSPVRWTQSVRYMRVAGLTTFVEIGPGQILCGLIKRIVADAETISLNSVASLGTLRQDLSVRTGDK from the coding sequence TTGTCCAATATAGGCTTCGTTTTTCCTGGCCAAGGATCGCAATTCGTCGGTATGGGGAAAGACCTGTATGATTCATATCACGCTGCCAGAGAGGTCTTTCACGTGGCCGATGAGGTTCTGGGCTTTCCATTATCAAAGATGTGTTTTGAGGGGCCTGAGCCTGTCCTACGCCAGACGATTAACGCCCAACCAGCTATCTTGACCGTCAGCATCGCTGTTCTACAAGCTCTAAGGGCAGAGCTGGGGAACGGTTTTGAACCGGCCCTCCTGGCTGGACACAGTTTGGGGGAATATTCTGCCCTGGTCGCCGCTGGCTCTCTTGATTTCAGCGAAGCCATTTGGCTTGTCCGCGAACGCGGCCGCCTGGCCCAAGAAGTGGCAAATCGATCGCTAGGGGGCATGGTGGCTATCATCGGACTGGCTGATTCTGTTCTAGAGGAAATATGCACTGGAGAGAACTGCCACGGCGTCATCTGTATCGCCAACTATAATTCTCCCGGCCAAGTCGTGCTTTCGGGCGAGCGGCAGGCCCTGCAATGGGCTGTCGGAATAGCAAGGGAGAGAGGCGCACGCAGGGTGATTCCCCTCGCTGTCGATGGCCCTTTCCATTCCCCACTGATGCAGCCAGCGGCAGAGCAGTTCACAAAGGCTGTGGCTCGCCTGTGTGTGCGCCCAGCAAGTGTGCCCGTAGTGGGTAATATCTCCGCCCAACCCCTGCAAGAGGTTACAGATATTACTGCTGAACTTGTGCAACAGCTGACCAGCCCCGTTCGCTGGACACAATCTGTCCGGTACATGCGGGTAGCCGGATTAACCACCTTCGTGGAGATCGGGCCTGGTCAGATTCTGTGTGGTTTAATAAAACGAATCGTCGCTGATGCCGAAACCATCAGCCTAAACAGCGTGGCGAGTCTGGGAACGCTTCGCCAAGACCTGTCAGTCCGCACCGGTGACAAATGA
- the rpmF gene encoding 50S ribosomal protein L32, with protein MPPVPKRKTAKARQGERRSHLHLKPVTLVQCSQCHKPRLPHHVCPSCGYYDGVDVLKIKKTKKEKK; from the coding sequence TTGCCACCTGTACCAAAAAGAAAAACGGCCAAGGCTCGCCAGGGCGAACGGCGTAGCCATTTACACTTGAAACCGGTCACTTTGGTCCAATGCTCACAATGTCATAAGCCGCGCTTACCACATCACGTCTGTCCAAGCTGTGGCTATTATGATGGTGTTGATGTGCTCAAGATTAAGAAGACCAAGAAAGAGAAGAAATAA
- a CDS encoding DUF177 domain-containing protein — protein sequence MNFHVAQLLKEPVGAIRKYDIEEDIAQIGDATTTEPLSGHVTLIRTDRGILVEADLQTSVRLSCSRCLEELTYPLHMQFKEEFQPTLDINTGLPAPPPADKQTFTIDESHVLDLTEAVRQYGILSLPMQPLCRPDCAGLCPQCGQSLNYGRCHCQMITTDSRWARLESLLKEKENSDDQEPKDS from the coding sequence TTGAATTTTCATGTTGCCCAGCTGCTCAAAGAGCCCGTGGGGGCAATACGAAAATATGATATTGAGGAAGACATCGCTCAAATCGGCGACGCAACTACCACGGAGCCGCTGAGCGGTCACGTCACTTTGATCCGAACAGATCGAGGCATTTTGGTTGAGGCTGATTTGCAGACCAGCGTGCGCCTCAGTTGTAGCCGCTGCCTGGAAGAGCTGACTTATCCACTGCATATGCAGTTCAAAGAGGAGTTTCAACCGACACTTGACATAAATACAGGGCTACCTGCCCCGCCCCCAGCGGACAAACAGACATTTACCATCGATGAGAGCCATGTTCTCGATCTGACTGAGGCAGTACGGCAATACGGTATCCTGTCCCTGCCAATGCAACCGCTTTGCCGGCCCGATTGCGCCGGGCTATGCCCCCAATGCGGACAGAGCCTTAACTACGGGCGATGTCATTGCCAGATGATAACCACCGACAGTCGCTGGGCACGCCTGGAAAGCCTCTTGAAAGAGAAGGAAAACTCAGACGATCAAGAGCCAAAAGATTCTTAA